The Bradysia coprophila strain Holo2 chromosome IV, BU_Bcop_v1, whole genome shotgun sequence genome includes a region encoding these proteins:
- the LOC119085837 gene encoding mitochondrial ribosome-associated GTPase 2, protein MLPALLRSVKIGFSIVNHKSCQLYSQNVAVPLMRKKLKSKTKDALQFIDVKHVRVFGGKGGDGCVSFLSLWCNENAGPDGGDGGNGGHVVFKSTYNVNNYSHILSIIRADEGGKGYPKNQHGKNAEHNIVQVPVGTIVKNQQGKVVGDLNAEGMMFVAARGGAGGKGNRFFITEQEYAPKICEHGADGEVLSYVIELRSMAHIGLVGFPNAGKSTLLQAVTRAKPKIAPYPFTTLRPHLGMVQYDDYVQIAIADLPGLIPGSHENKGLGIQFLKHAERCAVLMFIVDASCDAPWEHINILKFELESFSKELASRPQIIVANKIDLPEAEDNVRVLREKFNVPIFTISAKMGTNVTSLLGELRKLYDQMEDRNETTDD, encoded by the exons atgttgcCCGCTCTGCTGAGAAGCGTAAAAATCGGATTTTCCATCGTCAACCATAAATCATGTCAATTATATTCGCAAAATGTAGCCGTACCTCTCATGAGGAAGAAGCTAAAGTCCAAGACGAAAGAT GCACTGCAATTCATTGATGTGAAACATGTCCGGGTATTTGGTGGAAAAGGTGGCGACGGTTGTGTGTCATTCCTCTCACTATGGTGTAATGAGAATGCTGGACCGGATGGAG GCGATGGTGGCAACGGTGGACATGTTGTATTTAAATCCACTTACAATGTCAATAACTACAGTCACATTCTGTCCATAATTCGCGCCGACGAAGGTGGTAAGGGATATCCGAAAAATCAACATGGAAAGAATGCCGAGCACAACATCGTACAGGTACCGGTCGGAACAATAGTTAAAAATCAGCAAGGAAAAGTGGTTGGCGACTTGAATGCTGAAGGAATGATGTTTGTCGCTGCTAGAGGTGGTGCGGGTGGAAAAGGTAATCGATTTTTCATAACGGAACAGGAATACGCTCCAAAGATATGCGAACACGGCGCTGACGGTGAAGTGCTTTCATACGTCATAGAGTTGAGAAGCATGGCACACATTGGATTG GTTGGCTTCCCGAATGCTGGAAAGAGTACACTACTGCAAGCGGTAACCAGAGCCAAGCCAAAAATTGCCCCATATCCATTTACAACATTGAGACCACATCTGGGTATGGTGCAATACGACGATTATGTACAGATAGCCATTGCGGATCTGCCGGGACTAATACCTGGATCGCATGAAAATAAAGGCTTGGGCATACAGTTTCTGAAACACGCTGAAAGATGTGCCGTACTGATGTTCATTGTGGATGCATCGTGTGACGCTCCATGGGAACACATCAACATTCTCAAATTTGAGCTGGAATCGTTCAGTAAAGAACTTGCGAGTAGACCACAGATTATCGTGGCCAACAAAATCGATTTGCCGGAAGCTGAAGACAATGTGCGCGTTTTGCGGGAGAAATTTAACGTTCCCATATTCACGATTAGCGCTAAAATGGGCACGAATGTGACTAGCCTGCTGGGTGAGCTGAGAAAATTGTACGACCAAATGGAGGATCGAAACGAGACGACGGACGATTGA
- the LOC119085824 gene encoding gamma-tubulin complex component 4 homolog, producing MIHDLIVSLLHLNENKSLKTFLISNASHDFLHPSEHKILERIVRIADNQIEIAKFVGEHSGKITSNTTVAQDDVLQKGIYLQALSVGMNLCMTPYRNAMVELEQRFLNIPTYSLMFLLTELSRFEDLLEFLLQFIAGIRTERLHGCALLQYLHNNSLHGNKQIAEAVEIIQRSVHSVFIKQLSKWVIYGELDDKYGEFFIQHIDQRNTTDHQTNSGQTTTTLSDATRSVHTDLWRYEIWYEMLPNYLTPTWAGEVLFLGQTVVMFNMDRREIEKHAKMVRDDETDDPMEPIDSLWGDQDFAQQFQDLHADSGANMLKLVELVEQIKIYVSEKLTKIALKQVDLIKQLKLIKDFFMLGRGELFLEFVKKTQSIQSVELDEHTARTVTKAFENAANSVNVTEDLENFTLSVPLGDAETTSLDIRGIFRHILLRYNVQWPLHLLFSPKVMERYNELFRFLLQIRRVQYDLQTVWCYHREKKMKKGSPMLQFRNQLMFLVDNLQYYLQVDVLESQFSILMDTVQKSKDFEHIQRAHTIFQANVMSLCFLLHEIDTTKSMHQSIMLQTNENPVFVILNQLIDNVCLFCELSLKCSDPLKKSEMASFTNYEFMVNENVKDLMKLLMGWKAGANNAPLNQLLLRLDYNHYYSSQFGDSIE from the exons ATGATTCACGATTTAATAGTGTCACTGTTGCACCTGAATGAAAATAAGTCGTTGAAGACATTTCTG ATCTCCAATGCATCGCACGATTTCCTACACCCAAGCGAACACAAGATACTGGAACGTATCGTTCGCATTGCAGATAATCAAATAGAAATTGCTAAATTTGTTGGGGAACATAGCGGCAAGATCACTTCGAACACAACTGTTGCACAGGATG ACGTACTACAGAAAGGGATCTACCTGCAAGCACTGTCTGTTGGAATGAATCTGTGCATGACTCCTTACCGAAATGCCATGGTTGAATTGGAACAGAGATTCCTCAATATTCCGACATATTCGTTGATGTTTCTGTTGACTGAACTTAGTCGATTCGAAGATCTGCTCGAATTTCTGCTTCAGTTCATTGCTGGCATACGGACTGAAAG GTTACATGGTTGTGCACTGCTACAATATCTCCATAACAACTCTTTGCACGGAAACAAACAAATCGCTGAAGCCGTTGAGAT AATTCAACGATCCGTACACTCGGTGTTCATCAAACAGCTGAGCAAATGGGTCATCTACGGTGAATTGGATGATAAATACGgcgaatttttcattcagcaCATCGACCAGCGAAACACTACCGATCACCAAACGAACAGTGGCCAAACCACTACAACATTATCCGATGCAACGCGTAGTGTTCACACCGATCTGTGGCGCTATGAAATCTGGTACGAAATGCTTCCGAATTATTTAACACCAACGTGGGCCGGCGAAGTATTATTCTTAGGCCAAACCGTCGTCATGTTCAACATGGATCGAAGGGAAATCgaaaagcacgcaaaaatggtACGAGACGATGAAACCGACGATCCCATGGAACCGATCGATTCGTTGTGGGGTGATCAGGATTTCGCGCAACAATTCCAAGATCTACATGCGGACAGCGGGGCAAATATGTTAAAACTTGTCGAATTGGTGGAGCAGATTAAGATTTATGTGTCGGAGAAGCTGACGAAAATTGCACTGAAACAGGTCGATCTCATCAAGCAGCTGAAATTGATCAAAGATTTCTTTATGCTGGGCCGCGGTGAATTGTTTTTGGAATTCGTCAAGAAAACGCAATCCATACAGAGTGTGGAATTGGACGAGCATACCGCTCGTACGGTGACAAAAGCTTTCGAAAATGCAGCGAACAGTGTCAATGTTACGGaagatttggaaaatttcacGCTAAGCGTGCCATTAGGTGATGCCGAAACCACATCGTTGGACATTCGCGGCATATTCCGACACATTTTATTGAGATACAACGTACAATGGCCACTGCACTTGCTGTTCTCCCCGAAAGTGATGGAACGGTACAATGAACTGTTCCggtttttgttgcaaattcgCCGCGTCCAGTATGACTTGCAAACCGTTTGGTGCTATCATCGAgagaaaaagatgaaaaaaggTTCGCCGATGTTACAGTTCCGGAATCAGTTGATGTTCCTGGTGGACAACTTGCAATACTACCTGCAAGTGGATGTTCTGGAAAGTCAGTTTAGTATCTTAATGGATACCGTTCAGAAGAGTAAGGACTTTGAACACATTCAACGCGCCCATACGATTTTCCAAGCGAATGTAATGAGCTTGTGCTTCTTGCTGCATGAGATCGACACAACCAAGAGCATGCACCAAAGCATAATGTTGCAAACGAATGAGAATCCGGTGTTTGTCATTCTGAACCAGTTGATCGACAATGTTTGCCTGTTTTGCGAACTGTCGCTGAAGTGTTCGGATCCGTTGAAGAAGAGTGAGATGGCCAGTTTCACCAATTACGAGTTCATGGTGAATGAGAACGTCAAGGATCTGATGAAATTGTTGATGGGATGGAAAGCAGGAGCGAACAATGCGCCACTAAATCAACTGCTACTTCGATTGGATTACAATCACTATTACAGCTCGCAGTTTGGTGATAGTATCGAGTGA
- the LOC119065985 gene encoding uncharacterized protein LOC119065985: protein MTNHLISLECVSSFTRKYYTATTYTKRIRSRNSFPLESNFSTLGTAVEKTPVCATDINDVLGNCRLFTKLTIDTGTKQVVPTNPTAVSSVQVSPKANRRFSSDELREAIDNVDISSDAVNDQITEIGEIESGTDTHGYGEIIKRLDRVEALQLAAAKRDAQILVAVKKLCLAYTKYNDDNDEIKKMLPMKSQPQFDEIEIRLTAEPTLVEKFRAYLRGFKTSNNPVNFTSMLSVLMSDELVDSYNYKGILNKAKLEGTKIVDIIHDLHKPMDIKTFAKLMRETIDLAKNRHHNEQYRKRQMKLAQQMDL, encoded by the exons ATGACAAATCATCTTATCTCACTAGAATGTGTGTCATCATTTACACGCAAATATTACACTGCAACAACATATACAA AAAGAATAAGATCGCGTAATTCGTTTCCATTGGAGAGCAATTTCTCAACGCTAGGTACCGCAGTTGAAAAAACGCCAGTCTGTGCTACTGATATTAACGATGTACTTGGCAATTGCCGTTTATTCACAAAACTCACAATCGACACGGGAACAAAACAAGTCGTTCCAACAAATCCGACCGCAGTGTCAAGCGTTCAAG TTTCTCCAAAAGCAAATCGTCGATTTTCCAGCGACGAACTTCGGGAAGCCATTGATAATGTAGACATTTCATCAGACGCTGTTAATGACCAAATTACCGAAATTGGGGAAATCGAATCTGGTACTG ATACACATGGATATGGCGAGATTATTAAACGGTTGGATCGTGTGGAAGCATTGCAACTGGCTGCAGCGAAGAGAGATGCTCAAATTTTGGTTGCAGTTAAAAAATTGTGCCTCGCTTACACTAAATACAACGACGACAACGATGagatcaaaaaaatgttaccaATGAAAAGCCAACCACAATTCGACGAAATAGAAATACGACTTACAGCAGAGCCCACACTCGTAGAAAAGTTT AGAGCATATCTTCGTGGGTTTAAGACCTCGAATAATCCTGTTAACTTCACTTCCATGCTGAGCGTGCTGATGAGTGACGAATTGGTAGACAGTTATAACTACAAAGGAATCTTGAATAAAGCGAAATTAGAGGgcaccaaaatcgtcgatatcATACATG ACCTGCACAAGCCGATGGATATTAAAACGTTTGCGAAATTAATGCGTGAAACCATCGACCTGGCAAAAAACCGACACCACAATGAACAATATCGTAAGCGACAAATGAAATTGGCACAACAAATGGACTTGTGA
- the LOC119085822 gene encoding uncharacterized protein LOC119085822 isoform X2 — translation MNFEIEKKIFDIHSAFLSEYTQATTGLSDFYKAITSFFSSMACGLETLSSERVDENIRSIQDVCFFLKTFCSEIELHTQLLKAKSKQEIDSEVIEDMMSDVDTEYQMPDNPNDIYPVEVYPEIFDYKTIDPSMFVAGDTDEFFISFIKDDASFLFFMMNASSADVVIQQPEFRYDIIPSKGTVFGLLLDGVIFRAVRENSLPTRPKSIKVFLIDVGEIVEITKDYKMYRLTEDMQQTPGQSIFCKLSVNDNSEDLDDENYLRDKLFTKQVIRINRVYKNMLEVSIIPRSSQTARPRSSQAFFPRSSQDFPPGSSQASNTRSTRTLSSSNSDTSTTFTSRNTNLKTLSNERAPSETMPPLVRNHEKHGSNSTVMSGKSTVVSGSSTMVSDSKTVVSGNSTLVNGNNSLTQEELDELYEEPLNTENAMVAVMGYNPQDDRRICKFTIPETNTCFKGRHCKLEHTTKLKDGWTKDQRIFKSTIHCQMPMPKVGKKIQLFVQYVDDTDKFYCHIVPKNCKSADELPAERIFEKLNDPNTTAKFKKCVVPPAEFELVFALFEDGWYRAKIVQKFSEVEYRVFFVDYGNCQSKHINDLRRWDDAFDCYSFQAIECKLDNIIKLKKKDVNAVAFFEKLVFRKVVTATVTSNAGILLITMEYQGYDVGEQLCAAGFATAKPITRFPSGMFPG, via the exons atgaattttgaaatcgaaaaGAAGATTTTCGACATTCATTCCGCTTTTTTAAGCGAGTATACCCAAGCGACAACTGGCTTATCGGATTTCTACAAAGCC ATTACATCGTTCTTTTCATCAATGGCTTGTGGACTGGAAACGCTATCGAGCGAGCGGGTGGACGAAAACATTCGCTCAATTCAAGACGTCTGTTTCTTCTTGAAAACATTCTGTTCTGAAATTGAGCTGCACACGCAGCTACTGAAAGCGAAATCAAAACAAGAAATCGATTCGGAAGTAATTGAAGATATGATGAGCGATGTCGATACCGAATATCAGATGCCGGATAATCCCAATGATATTTACCCGGTCGAAGTTTATCCGGAAATTTTTGATTACAAAACCATTGATCCATCCATGt TTGTCGCTGGCGACACAGATGAatttttcattagttttatcaAGGACGACGCCAGCTTCTTGTTCTTTATGATGAATGCGTC GAGTGCGGACGTTGTCATCCAGCAACCGGAATTCCGATATGATATTATTCCGTCGAAGGGAACGGTTTTTGGTCTGCTGTTGGATGGTGTTATTTTCCGGGCCGTTCGAGAGAATTCACTGCCG ACACGACCAAAATCAATCAAAGTTTTCTTGATCGATGTGGGTGAAATTGTCGAAATCACCAAAGACTACAAAATGTATCGGCTGACAGAGGACATGCAACAGACTCCAGGCCAGTCGATATTCTGCAAATTGAGTGTG AATGACAACAGTGAAGATTTGGACGACGAAAACTATCTTCGGGATAAGTTGTTCACAAAGCAAGTTATTCGGATCAATCGAGTGTACAA AAATATGTTGGAGGTGTCCATTA TTCCACGATCCTCACAAACTGCTCGGCCTCGATCTTCACAAGCCTTTTTTCCACGATCTTCACAAGATTTTCCTCCAGGATCTTCACAAGCCAGCAACACAAGATCAACACGG ACGCTATCATCGTCCAACAGTGATACATCGACCACATTTACTTCACGGAATACAAATCTCAAAACTTTATCCAATGAAAGGGCTCCAAGCGAGACTATGCCTCCATTGGTACGAAACCACGAGAAGCACGGTAGTAACAGCACTGTGATGAGTGGTAAAAGCACTGTGGTCAGTGGTAGCAGCACTATGGTCAGTGATAGCAAAACTGTGGTCAGTGGTAACAGTACTTTGGTCAATGGTAACAATTCGCTAACTCAAGAAGAACTTGATGAACTATACGAAGAGCCATTGAATACGGAGAATGCCATGGTGGCAGTGATGGGATATAATCCACAAGATGATCGGCGGATTTGTAAATTCACCATTCCGGAGACGAACACTTGCTTCAAAGGAAGACATTGTAAATTGGAGCACACCACCAAGCTGAAAG ACGGATGGACAAAGGATCAGAGAATCTTTAAGTCAACAATTCATTGTCAGATGCCGATGCCGAAAGTCGGAAAGAAAATCCAATTGTTCGTCCAGTATGTGGATGATACTGACAAATTTTACTGTCACATCGTGCCGAAGAACTGTAAAAGTGCAGACGAACTACCGGCTGAACGTATTTTCGAGAAACTCAACGATCCCAATACGACGGCAAAGTTCAAAAAGTGTGTGGTGCCTCCTGCTGAGTTTGAACTCGTTTTCGCCTTGTTCGAAGACGGCTGGTACCGAGCGAAAATTGTGCAGAAGTTTTCGGAGGTCGAATACAGA GTGTTCTTTGTCGATTACGGTAACTGCCAGAGCAAGCACATAAACGATTTACGTCGATGGGACGATGCATTCGATTGCTATTCTTTCCAGGCGATCGAATGCAAGCTGGACAACATCATTAAGTTGAAAAAGAAGGATGTGAATGCCGTggcatttttcgaaaaattggttttccgAAAGGTAGTTACGGCAACTGTTAC ATCTAACGCCGGTATTTTGCTTATCACCATGGAATATCAGGGCTACGATGTCGGAGAACAGTTGTGCGCTGCCGGATTTGCCACAGCAAAGCCAATAACACGATTTCCAAGTGGTATGTTTCCCGGATGA
- the LOC119085822 gene encoding uncharacterized protein LOC119085822 isoform X1, whose amino-acid sequence MNFEIEKKIFDIHSAFLSEYTQATTGLSDFYKAITSFFSSMACGLETLSSERVDENIRSIQDVCFFLKTFCSEIELHTQLLKAKSKQEIDSEVIEDMMSDVDTEYQMPDNPNDIYPVEVYPEIFDYKTIDPSMFVAGDTDEFFISFIKDDASFLFFMMNASSADVVIQQPEFRYDIIPSKGTVFGLLLDGVIFRAVRENSLPTRPKSIKVFLIDVGEIVEITKDYKMYRLTEDMQQTPGQSIFCKLSVNDNSEDLDDENYLRDKLFTKQVIRINRVYKNMLEVSIITQAPGSSQAIFPRSSQTARPRSSQAFFPRSSQDFPPGSSQASNTRSTRTLSSSNSDTSTTFTSRNTNLKTLSNERAPSETMPPLVRNHEKHGSNSTVMSGKSTVVSGSSTMVSDSKTVVSGNSTLVNGNNSLTQEELDELYEEPLNTENAMVAVMGYNPQDDRRICKFTIPETNTCFKGRHCKLEHTTKLKDGWTKDQRIFKSTIHCQMPMPKVGKKIQLFVQYVDDTDKFYCHIVPKNCKSADELPAERIFEKLNDPNTTAKFKKCVVPPAEFELVFALFEDGWYRAKIVQKFSEVEYRVFFVDYGNCQSKHINDLRRWDDAFDCYSFQAIECKLDNIIKLKKKDVNAVAFFEKLVFRKVVTATVTSNAGILLITMEYQGYDVGEQLCAAGFATAKPITRFPSGMFPG is encoded by the exons atgaattttgaaatcgaaaaGAAGATTTTCGACATTCATTCCGCTTTTTTAAGCGAGTATACCCAAGCGACAACTGGCTTATCGGATTTCTACAAAGCC ATTACATCGTTCTTTTCATCAATGGCTTGTGGACTGGAAACGCTATCGAGCGAGCGGGTGGACGAAAACATTCGCTCAATTCAAGACGTCTGTTTCTTCTTGAAAACATTCTGTTCTGAAATTGAGCTGCACACGCAGCTACTGAAAGCGAAATCAAAACAAGAAATCGATTCGGAAGTAATTGAAGATATGATGAGCGATGTCGATACCGAATATCAGATGCCGGATAATCCCAATGATATTTACCCGGTCGAAGTTTATCCGGAAATTTTTGATTACAAAACCATTGATCCATCCATGt TTGTCGCTGGCGACACAGATGAatttttcattagttttatcaAGGACGACGCCAGCTTCTTGTTCTTTATGATGAATGCGTC GAGTGCGGACGTTGTCATCCAGCAACCGGAATTCCGATATGATATTATTCCGTCGAAGGGAACGGTTTTTGGTCTGCTGTTGGATGGTGTTATTTTCCGGGCCGTTCGAGAGAATTCACTGCCG ACACGACCAAAATCAATCAAAGTTTTCTTGATCGATGTGGGTGAAATTGTCGAAATCACCAAAGACTACAAAATGTATCGGCTGACAGAGGACATGCAACAGACTCCAGGCCAGTCGATATTCTGCAAATTGAGTGTG AATGACAACAGTGAAGATTTGGACGACGAAAACTATCTTCGGGATAAGTTGTTCACAAAGCAAGTTATTCGGATCAATCGAGTGTACAA AAATATGTTGGAGGTGTCCATTATTACACAGGCTCCGGGATCTTCGCAAGCCATTTTTCCACGATCCTCACAAACTGCTCGGCCTCGATCTTCACAAGCCTTTTTTCCACGATCTTCACAAGATTTTCCTCCAGGATCTTCACAAGCCAGCAACACAAGATCAACACGG ACGCTATCATCGTCCAACAGTGATACATCGACCACATTTACTTCACGGAATACAAATCTCAAAACTTTATCCAATGAAAGGGCTCCAAGCGAGACTATGCCTCCATTGGTACGAAACCACGAGAAGCACGGTAGTAACAGCACTGTGATGAGTGGTAAAAGCACTGTGGTCAGTGGTAGCAGCACTATGGTCAGTGATAGCAAAACTGTGGTCAGTGGTAACAGTACTTTGGTCAATGGTAACAATTCGCTAACTCAAGAAGAACTTGATGAACTATACGAAGAGCCATTGAATACGGAGAATGCCATGGTGGCAGTGATGGGATATAATCCACAAGATGATCGGCGGATTTGTAAATTCACCATTCCGGAGACGAACACTTGCTTCAAAGGAAGACATTGTAAATTGGAGCACACCACCAAGCTGAAAG ACGGATGGACAAAGGATCAGAGAATCTTTAAGTCAACAATTCATTGTCAGATGCCGATGCCGAAAGTCGGAAAGAAAATCCAATTGTTCGTCCAGTATGTGGATGATACTGACAAATTTTACTGTCACATCGTGCCGAAGAACTGTAAAAGTGCAGACGAACTACCGGCTGAACGTATTTTCGAGAAACTCAACGATCCCAATACGACGGCAAAGTTCAAAAAGTGTGTGGTGCCTCCTGCTGAGTTTGAACTCGTTTTCGCCTTGTTCGAAGACGGCTGGTACCGAGCGAAAATTGTGCAGAAGTTTTCGGAGGTCGAATACAGA GTGTTCTTTGTCGATTACGGTAACTGCCAGAGCAAGCACATAAACGATTTACGTCGATGGGACGATGCATTCGATTGCTATTCTTTCCAGGCGATCGAATGCAAGCTGGACAACATCATTAAGTTGAAAAAGAAGGATGTGAATGCCGTggcatttttcgaaaaattggttttccgAAAGGTAGTTACGGCAACTGTTAC ATCTAACGCCGGTATTTTGCTTATCACCATGGAATATCAGGGCTACGATGTCGGAGAACAGTTGTGCGCTGCCGGATTTGCCACAGCAAAGCCAATAACACGATTTCCAAGTGGTATGTTTCCCGGATGA
- the LOC119085853 gene encoding mpv17-like protein 2 yields the protein MQALLRNFKNYLNQSTTLQKIRVYNRIAFSPKYLLFTNVCISISLSCVGDCLEQQYELFTKDLDQYSGKRTVHMALSGSTVGVICHYWYKFLDKRMPGRSLSIVLKKVFWDQMICSPVVISTFFLTLGVLEQSSREEVIAEIKNKAWKLYAAEWVVWPPAQVINFYLLPNKYRVLYDNTISLGYDVYTSKVKHGK from the exons ATGCAAGCATTGCTCcgtaatttcaaaaattacctCAACCAATCGACGACACTGCAAAAGATTCGTGTTTACAATCGCATCGCATTCAGTCCGAAATATCTTCTGTTTACCAATGTGTGCATATCCATATCGTTGTCCTGTGTCGGCGATTGTTTGGAACAACAATATGAATTGTTTACGAAGGATCTGGATCAATATAGCGGAAAAAGAACCGTCCACATGGCATTGTCTGG ATCGACGGTGGGTGTGATATGTCATTATTGGTACAAATTCTTGGACAAACGTATGCCCGGGCGAAGTCTCTCAATTGTGTTGAAGAAAGTTTTCTGGGACCAAATGATTTGCTCGCCCGTTGTGATATCAACATTCTTTTTAACGTTAGGCGTGCTGGAACAGTCTAGTCGAGAGGAAGTTATCGctgaaatcaaaaacaaagctTGGAAATTGTATGCAG CCGAGTGGGTGGTATGGCCTCCAGCTcaagtaataaatttttatttgctgCCGAATAAGTACCGCGTTCTGTACGACAATACCATATCATTAGGATACGATGTATACACGTCGAAGGTGAAGCACGGGAAATAG